From Cognatishimia sp. WU-CL00825, a single genomic window includes:
- a CDS encoding integrase arm-type DNA-binding domain-containing protein — MVADCTYRSLQTGQTLAAKYRFMGKEKLLSHGKYPEVSLADARAKRDQAKALLENGKDPAVQKRLDKIEAETRSRNTFLLVAEEYLQMAYDRELADATIRKKLWHVHTLAQELHHRPIRDITTAEVLHILKKIERSGRRETAKKLRGTLSGIFRHAVVTLRADNDPTQVIKGSLLPVKVTNRAAITNEKDFGQLLRDLDDYTGAGVIKDAILFQILTMTRPGETRGARQNEIDLEKCTWTISAARMKMRRDHIVPLSSQASEIIQRNWIDVEGVELTFHRSIQIGNYFQKMHLTQLCAEWDIRKKK; from the coding sequence ATGGTGGCGGACTGTACCTACAGGTCACTCCAAACGGGTCAAACTCTGGCGGCAAAATACCGGTTCATGGGCAAAGAGAAGCTGCTTTCCCACGGAAAGTATCCCGAAGTATCTCTTGCCGATGCCAGAGCGAAACGGGATCAAGCCAAAGCGTTGCTCGAAAATGGAAAAGATCCCGCTGTTCAAAAACGGCTCGACAAAATCGAAGCCGAGACACGTTCTCGGAACACCTTTTTGCTTGTCGCAGAGGAATATCTGCAAATGGCGTATGATCGAGAATTAGCAGACGCAACTATTCGCAAGAAACTATGGCACGTTCATACACTTGCACAAGAACTCCATCACCGCCCCATACGTGACATTACAACGGCAGAAGTGCTGCACATTTTAAAGAAAATTGAACGTAGCGGACGACGAGAAACCGCCAAGAAACTTCGCGGCACCCTTTCTGGTATTTTTCGGCACGCAGTTGTGACGCTTCGCGCAGACAATGACCCTACCCAAGTCATCAAAGGCTCATTGTTACCTGTAAAGGTCACAAATCGCGCCGCCATTACAAATGAAAAGGACTTTGGCCAGTTGCTACGTGATTTAGATGACTACACGGGCGCTGGTGTTATCAAAGACGCCATATTGTTCCAAATCCTTACCATGACAAGACCAGGTGAAACTCGGGGTGCTCGGCAAAATGAGATCGATTTGGAAAAGTGTACTTGGACAATCTCTGCGGCTCGGATGAAAATGCGACGTGATCATATCGTACCGCTTTCAAGTCAGGCTTCGGAAATCATCCAACGTAACTGGATCGACGTTGAAGGTGTTGAGTTGACTTTCCATCGCTCAATTCAAATCGGAAATTACTTTCAGAAAATGCATTTAACTCAGCTCTGCGCCGAATGGGATATTCGAAAGAAGAAGTGA
- a CDS encoding tyrosine-type recombinase/integrase yields the protein MGYSKEEVTAHGFRSTASTRLNNRKFDGEVIEAALAHQDKNAVRRAYNRATYWDQRVELMQDWAELIDDFRLAKF from the coding sequence ATGGGATATTCGAAAGAAGAAGTGACTGCTCATGGTTTCCGCTCGACGGCAAGTACCAGACTCAACAATCGGAAGTTCGATGGAGAGGTGATTGAAGCCGCTCTAGCGCATCAAGACAAAAACGCGGTTCGTCGAGCATATAATCGCGCGACCTACTGGGATCAGCGTGTGGAACTAATGCAAGACTGGGCCGAACTAATAGATGACTTTCGCCTGGCTAAGTTTTGA